A region of the Antedon mediterranea chromosome 4, ecAntMedi1.1, whole genome shotgun sequence genome:
tacagtaaaaccttgggacaccactattcaggggacacataCTTTCcagtgaaacaaacaaggggaaacATATGTCCTAACTCTACGGCCAACTCTTATTCAGTGACAAACATTGGGACCCAAAAAGTGCCCCcctaataggggttctactgtatctGTAAATAATGAGAACATATAACGTGACAAAGTATTTAAATAGATGTGTGAAAACAGAGAAACAAGCTGTATAATACCCACTACTCTATGTCACAAGACCGACCTAACAGAATGTGTGTAGTAGATACAAAAAACAGAGTTAACTATTAACCGTTTCAAACTCTTCAAAAGCGGACGATGGAAGGGGAGGTACTCCGGAATCCTCAGAGTTTTCCGTATTTTCATCGTCGGAGAAACTTATATGGAGCGTGTCAGACAGGTCCAACTTCTTTTGCGGACTGGCGCTTAAACTCGATTCTGGACTTGccattttgatattgaaatcgTTCGAGTCAAATGTAAATGCTGGCGACACTGGGTCATTATTACGCGAATTCATATCGGTTTCAGTTGTAGTGCCCGACGTTAATGAATCACTCTTACTCGGAGATTCCGGTAAAATTGTTGTTATCAATGTCGATTCTACCGGTGTACTGATAGAACCGTATCCGTTGTAAATGTGCCGTGACGATTTCTGCGACTGCTTATTTTTCTCATCAAAATCTTGCTTCTCGTAACAATCGTGAATGACGGAATTCACCGATCTAACCGTGCCAGTCGGTGTTGAACCTGGCGACATGCTGACTCCAGACGATGTTGAACCGCTTTGTGGAAGTCCATAGTTTCTGTGCCTACTATGTTTTCTAGAGTCTAACTGTTCCACAGATATATTAAGCATTTTAAGACTGTCCGATATCGGTTCATTTTGACAAGAGTCACTGTGATATACTGGGTACTCGTTGTTGCTATCACTGCCACTGCTGTTCCGCAAACTTTCCAAATGATGTTGTTTGTAGCTGTTTATACTGTCAGTAGCATTGTGACTACTAACCAGCGTATTCTCAAAGAGTTCTTTAGATCTATCCTGCAGGATTTGTGTGGATGTCACACCATTAGCATTCAACTCTGGTCCAGGGCCTGCAGGCCGTGGTGTTGTTGGATCTGTTAGCATTGGTATATCGTTTAAGAATGGGTTGCCTGTGCTATGTGATGGTGTGCCGTATACTTGAGCTTCGAGTTCCTGAATGTGGTTCACCAGCTCTTGTTGATTTTGCAACAGATCTCTGTTTTGTAGCATTACTTGATGTAGTCTTGCCTattgaagaaaaacaaaatgtttattttaaattcaatcaacattaaataaataaacaattgatAAATAATGGGCAATATATTACTTATGGAATTTACTTCCAGATGCAACACTACTCCTCAGTATTGGAGAAGTACCCACTGCTTCCATGGGCTCAAATCcaaccctagccatcagcacaAACTGAAGGGTCTATAGGTTTGAATACCAGGATGGAATAGGTTTGAATACCAGGAGGTCATAGGTTTGTGTACCAAATGATAATTATTTGTGTTCTCAATGTACAAGTACAATTGACGTCAGAGTATAGGCCAAAACACCAGACCAATTATGTGTATAAATAGTAATATGGCATCTATTCATGATATACAGTAAACAACTGTCTCTCACCTGTGCTTCTATTCTGGCAGCAGATTCGGCATTCAGTTGATCTTTTATCAGAGACACCTGGGCCACGGCAACTTGCGTCTGGGTCTGTTGATGTTGCACTTGTTGCTGCAATAACTGTTTCTGGTGATACCAGCTCAATAACGTCCCGGTTTTAGAATCTGGGTCGGTGTCGATCATGTAGGGGGCATTGTGGGAGGTTAAGGTTGAAATGGATAGTTCCGTCTAGAGAGATAGAAATCAATTAATTAGAATATGATAGTTACCATGTtatagtacatttttttagaggAAATGGATGAATAGAGGTGGGGGTGGGGAATAGATTTAATACAATTAAGTTTTGGAAATTTGATTATAGGAGAATAATTTGATTTGTTAACTGAATCATAATTGAAACTAAAACTAATTGTTATTTAACATACTGATGATCAAAGTAGTTTTTTACCATGTTTTTAAGTATACAAGTGCTTGTTAAAAGACATACTTAAAAGTTAATGTT
Encoded here:
- the LOC140046961 gene encoding carboxyl-terminal PDZ ligand of neuronal nitric oxide synthase protein-like, producing MPKRNKYNLVEDTYDSRIPLHNDEAFQHGIHFQAKYIGTLDVPRPNSRVEIVSAMRRIRYEFKAKAIKKKKVNICISVDGIKVSLRKKKKKKQWTWDECKLMIMHHPVYRVFYVSHDSQELRIFSYIARDSQTNVFKCNVFKSTKKSQAMRIVRTIGQAFEVCHKLSLHQTTSAGDSQLENECNDSDDSRTRGLGKESETDSPLESISRQATLRISDMDPSKRQDDSYQTELSISTLTSHNAPYMIDTDPDSKTGTLLSWYHQKQLLQQQVQHQQTQTQVAVAQVSLIKDQLNAESAARIEAQARLHQVMLQNRDLLQNQQELVNHIQELEAQVYGTPSHSTGNPFLNDIPMLTDPTTPRPAGPGPELNANGVTSTQILQDRSKELFENTLVSSHNATDSINSYKQHHLESLRNSSGSDSNNEYPVYHSDSCQNEPISDSLKMLNISVEQLDSRKHSRHRNYGLPQSGSTSSGVSMSPGSTPTGTVRSVNSVIHDCYEKQDFDEKNKQSQKSSRHIYNGYGSISTPVESTLITTILPESPSKSDSLTSGTTTETDMNSRNNDPVSPAFTFDSNDFNIKMASPESSLSASPQKKLDLSDTLHISFSDDENTENSEDSGVPPLPSSAFEEFETVNS